A window of Quercus robur chromosome 12, dhQueRobu3.1, whole genome shotgun sequence genomic DNA:
ATGATAAATGCTCCatctaaattaattaattaattgagtCAGTTATATCAAACAAACTTTCAAATCTGAGCAGCATCCTCTTTCTTCTCCTTGAGAATTTAAGATACTTACATTGACCTTCAATAAACTGCAACCTCAGTGGAGTTGAATCCTGACATGAGGAAATTTCTTCCTTTTAACAGTTTTTTGTGCCTTCAACAaacagaagatttggatgaaatgCTGGCTGGATCACAAAAATCACGagaaagcataaaaaatatccGAAGACTGCTGGTCCCATCATCTTCTACTGCAAGACAATTCAAGTGGAAGGCTTGTAACATACTTTTACAACCCTTAACCAGAGAAATTTCTTCTCATAAACTAATACCACCTGTCACAATGCAGTCAGACTTTGGCTTGCACATGTGCCAAATTTCCTCATAAGCTCTACACTCTCTGCAATAGTAGACCCCGCAGTCCCAACAAAACCAAGTGAAGCACAGCTGCAAACAGCTTCCTCTATGAATAGAAGTACATCAGGTAATCTCTCAGAAGGGCAATGTTCTTTTAGACCACCCATTCTCTCTGGAACAAATGCAAACCTCAGGCTATGCTTAGCAGCCACAACCTTTTTGGCTGTTTTTATCACTAACTCATCTTCTTCTCTCAGAAAATGCAGCTTAAAATGATGTGAATCTCTAGCCAAATCCCCCAAATAACTTCCAGTCCAATTACCTTCGGGAAGATCAGTCATCACAAAAATATGAATAGGGAGTGGACTCTGTCCCAAAGATTCTACTTTCTGTTTTAAACTCAGAAAAGTAGCTTTCCAATGATTCTTGAACTGCCCATCTAACAATCTGAGCTGTGCACAAAGAAAATGGGCATTTATGTTCTTATCAGCGAACTCCTTTCCTGCACTCAAAATTTCAGGGACAAAAGGAAGAAATTCAATCTTTTTAATCAAAGACTGTATCCGTTGATCTCTTGGAGCTTCATGAATATCGATGTACAGCTCTGAACCTCTATATGGAGAGGTGAAAAGACTTCCAAATGCCAGCAGAGTGGCTGATTCAGCTGCAGAACTGGGTCCAAGAGTCTGATATATGTCTCTTCGTCTCCTAACATAtgaaattttcttcttcctcttaaGCTGTTCATCAGGTTGGAATGAATCTAATACCCCATCCTTTTCACCATTTTGGTAAGTCCAAACTGTAGTCCTACAATCTTCACCTACTGCATGTACACATTTATCAACATTACCATTTAGCCCAGATAGTAGAGATCCACATTGCTTAAGGCTATCAAACAAAGACAACTGCTCATTTGATTCAATGAAACAATCAAAATCTTTCACCCCACACCATAGGGATGCAAAAACCCTGAAATCTATCGTTTGAATAACAGATGAAGACACTAACGACGAAATATCAACAATGTCAGCCATCGAGACATACCTGCAACAAGAGGTTCATATAAAGCTATAATtaacaaaaagataataaaaataggaAGCTATCCGATAATAGATACcaaacataaaatttgatagCAAAAGGGAATGCCAAATAGACCCAAATTCTAGTTTTTCAAAATGCACAGTTAAAACCAAGTTTAGACTCAAGTTGGTAACTTTTACTTAgattttagaaaacaaaaacctctATTCCACTAACCCTAATAAGACCATTGTCCTAGTAAtggagagagtttcaactttcatTCTCTcaccaaccaaaataaaaagttgaacagaaacaacaatttttattaatgccacaaacatgaaaattaaaataaacccAATAGAACCCACATTCTAATCTGATcaaattcacacacacacacacacacacacacaaacagagCGAGTGACCAAACTGACTAACCTGCCAGTCCTGAGGAGCTCAACCACATGGTTCCAAACGTCAACCCGAATTTTATTCGGATCGGAAACCCGGAATTTGGGGCAGCTTCCGAGAGCAACAGCGTGGTGATCGAGAACCGGAGGAACAATCAAGGTCCGGTTGAGAATTGCGGCCATTAAGATAGCAGTCTTGAACTCGGAAACCTGGTTGCTGAACCCACTGTGGGGAGCGTACCAGAGGAATTTTTGGGGTAATTGGGAAATGGGGCATTGGGGGAATTGGGAATTTAGGGTTTTTGTAGAGGGTGAGATGTGGGAATTGGGGGTGAGGGAATAGTAGGAGAGaaagaagaggagagagaagagaagagtgaggagagagagagagaggagaggggATCTGTAAGAGGGTTTCTTAAGGGGCCATGGTTTAGGGGTGGGTCTGTTGGAGTTGAGGAGGTGGTTCATGGCTCAGGTGGTGGTGGCGGCAAGCGGAGAGAAGGTGGCAAGCGGCAAATTAAGGTGGTGGATTTTGATATCGTTAGGATCGTATAGGAATACAAGCGAGCCTATTTTTACAAAACGCACGTGTCAGTTAGCCTATTCtacatatttattcaataaaacatTCCATTCGTTCTTTTacgattttttattatttctttcaccTTTCACACTTCTCTGAAAATCCTCTACACACAACCCAAGCCACCGTCAACGATCAATCCACCGTCATCAAGCACAGCCACTGCAGACCGTGCACCATCATCAGCCACTAATCAAAACCCAGATCATCAAGCTCTCCCTTCACCCACTGATCAAACAAAGaatcaaaaccccaaaaatcataaaaaaaattaagacccCACGTACTCATGAGGGGGGTACATTTTTTGAAGAATATGTGCTAATTGTACCTTTTTTCCATAAGGATTTTACTTTGCAAAGTTTTAATTAAGCAATCCGGTTTTAATGAGGCATATTCTTAGTGAGTGGTCATTTAAGAAGGAGAAGTATTATGAATATAAACATGTAGTACTGCTTTTTTATACCAATCAAGATTGCCACCCCTCTTGCCAATCAAATTTGCCACCCTCTCTTACCAATCAAATAGCCAGGCTTCACTATCAAAAACTAGTCAAATCTCTATAAATATATGAGTTATATTGTGATACATAGATATAGTGATATCTAAGAATCTATAGTTTAGAATAGATGACCACTTGAATAAAGGAATTCTATCTATATTATCTTTATGCATAGATTTTTTATCTTATCTATTTCTTTTACTTTACTACATGCTAGTATGCTACTTATCCTCACAGCATTATGATCCAAATTATCCAATGGGCTTTATATTGTACTCCACCATTCATTTGGCGGCTCTGTACAACTAGTGCCACTGAATTCCTTCTCCCTCACGGAATTGGGGGTTAGGGAGAACCTCAAGGAACTCCATAAAAAACGTTCAAACTTCAAATTACATGAATGCCTTTAAAATGTGCACATCGAATACTCTAGAATTTCAGTATTTCACGTCTTCACCTTTAAAAGCAAACGAAATATATTTGGAACCATATATTCGATGCGTAAACTTCGAATTATACCTTTTATCCCAATGGCTCAGGGAGCGGAATCCAATTTCCAAACGCTAGAATTGTTTTGGCAGTTTCCAAATAAAATACATCACCGGCCACAAGGCAAAACTCTCTCCAATGGCTTCAGTAAGGAAATAACAACTGAAGTGCCATAAAAAATACCGCATCTGATCCTACTAGGTGCAGAAGTCTCGGCTGGGAATTCAGCCAGGGAACAACTTCAGAACCATTTCCCCCAAGTCCCAATATACAACGGGCAAATCCTTTCCTAAACTTTGCAAATGCCTCACTTACACTTGACTCCCTAGTCCAAGAActctttttatatttgtgttACTAGCTAATTGAATTAGTCACAGCGAGATGGATTAAATATATTTTCTGTGAATTACACATAAAATTAGCCACAACATCTATATGTTCGGATGTTTAGTAGCAGTACCATGCACCTAACTCGAATGGTTGAATAATGTAGAATGTCACACATGATCAATATTTAAGTACTGAggagaaaaacaaataatataagaCACAAAATTCAAGGACTCGAACAATGTCTCTAATGGTGGATACACTAAGATGCTGTGACCTACAAGCTAAGAACTGaatttagttaattaatttaattaaaaacaaccTTATTAGTCCAAAACTAAACCAAACCAAACTGCACATTATCAGTCCTGTATTAACAGTAAACTGTAAAGCTCATCCATCATCGAGCTAACCTATGATCTTGAGCTCAGAAAAGCTGTCCATCAAACTGCATGGATTGGGCTGCTACTTGAATTGATGTTTGAACTTCCAGAGGCTGGATTTGCATGAAAGGCAGACTGCCTAGAAGATCCTTCAAGCAGCTTTAGTGAAAGAGAGGATGGACCAGCATGACCAATAGATTCTCCTAAGCTCAGTTTTGACATGCCAACCAGCTCATCAACATTGATTGGGCTCTTCGAATGTACTGCAGTTGGCTTGAGAACCTCATGTGTCTCCTCCTTCTTAGTTGCCTCTGGAGTGTTGTATCCTGACCAATATGGCAAAGGAAAGGGGAAGTATGGAGCGACATAAGCAGGATATACCACTGGGTAGCAAGGTTGTGAGCTCTCTGTCTTCGGAGGAATAGGATCTCCATCACTGGAGTTGATAGACTCCATCGATTCACATTCTTCGTCCAGGGCAGGAGGAGCAGGCAATGGAGGATTGCTCTGTGTTTCAGCCTGTGACTCGTTGACAGATAAGAAGTCATGAGGTACCATCGGAGTGTCAGCTGACTGCAGACATATTAATAGCAATTATATCAGATACCTAGAAGGGAGTTtataaagatatatttttttaaattaaaataaaaaattaatattaaaaaaagaaaagaaaagaaaggaactTCAACTTATAAAGATTTTGTTCAAGTGTGCATCATAAGGAAAAGGAAATAGTTGTCTCTAAAGACAGTCAAATAGCAAAATCACACAAAGAATGGAGTTGAATTGGACCCCTGAGAATCGGAAGAGTTTGACAGGCTTTAACAACTAAATAATCCTATAACAAAATAACGGTAAAACATATTGTTTGCACAAAGCCAGTAAAAGATCATTTTAATAACCAGGGGAAAAGGGTATATCCTCACTTCCAGGacaaaaaccatttaaaaaCTGGCCCATCCATGTAATATGCCTTGCCCGTTTTAGTTCTCAGTTTCTGGTGCATGGAGGTTCGAAAAACCAACCAAAACTTATATGCCAGTAACAAATGACAGTGAGTGCATACCAGACAATGCTATCTACAGGCCTATAGAAGCTTCATGCAGCTTTTTTGTCTCCCCTTTCATGTTTAGTGTATCAATGTATGCATGTGGATACAGCATATTAGTTTATAACATCAGATGGAAAGAAAGGAACTAACTTCATCTGCTATAATATCAAACAGGCTGGAACGTCTCTTTCTCCGAGATACATTGGTTTGCCTGATGAAATATTTTTGAGCATGGCTGGCCACTTGAGTAGGTGTCCTTGATATAACATAATTGCGAGCTATTCCACGCCAATCACCTTTGCCAAGCTTCTGTAGTCCAAGTAAAAACATCCTATGTTCTTCTTCAGTCCATGGAACACCTGCAGAACCAATAACTAGTCATTTTATAGACAAATGGGGCAAGTACAGTACAACCAACACACAGAAATAAGATTAAAAGCATCTCAAGAGGTCATAGCCTAAGAACCACAGATATGGACATGAATAAGAACACAACACTATGACAACACGgcaattactatatatatattgaatttttattctttttttttttaataattcaatagttacaacaatgGGGGATGAgagatttgaaccttggatATCTCTGTTATAAACACTAAGAGGTGCTAGGGAATTAGAGTGAAACcgaaaggaaataaaaagaatttggaGTGATGTGAGATCAAGACGACAATAAACACCTATAAGAGCTCACATCATTTATAGCCACAACTGCTCCAAATGAGTGGTTAAGTAATTGATAAACAGTAAGACAACGATTAACGCCGATTGCTGTACCAggccaagagagagagaggttgatCTAAAGGTCAACCCATTGAGTAAGAATTTGGAAGAAGCAACGGATCGCATCCTTTCCCATGCTTTAATCGAGTAGACAGCCATGTACtggaagaggaaaaaagagatCAACAATGAACTTCAATCGGAACTGATCTAACTGTTCTGAGTGGATGGAGATCAAATGGGAGAGAGCAGATCACAAGCGAAGATCTGAGGAATTGAtctctttctcaattttttaacaGTCATGTCATGACCATGTCTCCACAGTACGTTGACTGTATcggaatttgaaaaaaaaaaaatttaatatatatacacacagacACACCACAAACACACATGCAACCGTGCCCCCAACAGGTCCATGTCAAACATGGACACGTGAGGCATTTTGCCATGTTTGAGCTTCTTAGGTCATTGTTCTATAACATCTAAGCTTCATCTGCACTGTTGACTTGCAGACATCATACATACTATAATATAGTTACTGACTCACCAACTTAAAAGAATTTCTCCTTCCTTACaaacacaacacacacacaaaacaactTGATTTATTGTTTCTGCTCTTCACCCTAAAGTAAAACTCTAGACGCATTAATTGCTCTAACCAAGGAATCATTAACACGACACCTTAAAATTTTCCTTAATTCCTTAGCATTTATTGTTAAGAGTGCATCTTCACAAAAAAGTAGAAGTTTTCCTCAAGAGACAGACATGTTACCAGCACCCAGATTAGTAGCTACAACTCACCAAACCATATGATTCAAATAATTCCTGTACAGTACAGCTAAATTTTGACAGATCTGTAGTACCTTTTTAAAGGAGACATCATTGTGGAAAGTTATCAGGCGCCGaaaccaaaacatttttttaactttcaaaaaCGTCAACACACAGACAGTAAATTCACTTATATCGAATGATCAAAAGGGAGGGACCCTTATCCTGCACATCCCACATTTTAGGAGTGACCTAAAAggacattacttttttaatctttctttaacAGTCTGCATATGGACACCCAATTTCACAACATGCTTGGATGTCAACATGTGATTGGATTACAATACTTTACACATGGGAGCACCATGGATccttggtaaaaaaaaaaatggatttggTGTACCAAGCACAAGTTGACACAAGCTTGTTGTGAATTTGGGTGTCACTACAGTCTTCCCTTGCTTTAAACAAATTGTCTCTTCATAATTCTTATAGTTAATGCTATGTTTATTGCCAGAAAAAGCTTTAGATAAAAAATGGACTAAATTAAAAGCCTTACATCTTCACTATTTTGAACAGAGCATCCAAACACAcaaagcacacacacacacacaagctcGCAGTGCATTTTGCTAGACAGCTAAAtgtaaaaatgattaaattcttGAAAAACATGTCGCGTTTTATTATCTCTTTTGcataaataaaactcaaaacacTTGCACTCCAAGATGTCTTTTAATTCAAAGACCATTAAATCTTCCAAAAATCATTTGCATATTTAAGCGTTCGAATAATTTTGTTCACATCCTTATCAGACACATACAGTTTTCCTTGACAACCAAGAcacaaaccaaatataaaataccTCACAAAACCTCACCCCCCACCCTCATTCACACTTCAGCCACACCAAAATGCTTCCCCAAATTCCATTAATTGAATTCATCTATCCCCATAacttatatttttgtaaatatcaGCTCAGATCATTTGCTTCCTTAATACTTTTTAATGCTTTCTAAATCCAACATCCCAAAAAACTCAACttgataaattttgcatttaactaCTTTTTCGAAAtgatattctctctttttctagtTTATGGATCATTGGCGTTAACattcaattcaaaatttagaaTTCCAAAACTGGAGCATAACGAATTGCCTATTCTATTTAAGATGAATAGAATAAAAATCAATCATAAAACTAccacaaaaagaagaagcaaaatccaaaaataaatatgaaaaaaaaaaaaaaaaatcaatctagaatcttcatctttatttttttcacattcattttttattcaaattccTCCCAAACAATAAACATAaccatgcaaaaagaaaaaggaaaaggaaaccaTAACTTCCTTTGCGatttgagagaaaattaaattttaaaaacctttctttctttcacggCAGCTAGAGGAGGAGCCAGGCACGAAGTCTTCAGAGGCGTAACCGTCGGCAGCGGCACCGTGCTCCGGTGTCTCGCCGGGTGATCCGGGAGTAGTCGACCCGTTCTGGTTcagacccgaacccgacccagcGTAGTGGCTGAGATTGCCCATACTGGCGCTCTTCCGGATCCCGTCGGTCAACCTGACCCCGAAAAGCTTGACCCCGCGGTTCGGGCAGGTCCGAGAGTTATGCCCATTGTGGCTGCAATGCGAGCACCTCCGAGTCATCGCTTCCTCGAATCAAAATCAGATTAGAATTCAAGAAATGATATGTTAGATAGGATAGGATAGGATAGAAAAAGATAGTTAGGTTTGGTTTTGGATCCGATTAAGGATCCGACTGATAAGATCCGATAGATAGAGGCCTTTGtgggtttttgagtttttatgaCCCAAGAAAGGCTTATATTGATGAGAGTTGTGGTTTTCT
This region includes:
- the LOC126709705 gene encoding O-fucosyltransferase 30-like — translated: MNHLLNSNRPTPKPWPLKKPSYRSPLLSLSLLTLLFSLLFFLSYYSLTPNSHISPSTKTLNSQFPQCPISQLPQKFLWYAPHSGFSNQVSEFKTAILMAAILNRTLIVPPVLDHHAVALGSCPKFRVSDPNKIRVDVWNHVVELLRTGRYVSMADIVDISSLVSSSVIQTIDFRVFASLWCGVKDFDCFIESNEQLSLFDSLKQCGSLLSGLNGNVDKCVHAVGEDCRTTVWTYQNGEKDGVLDSFQPDEQLKRKKKISYVRRRRDIYQTLGPSSAAESATLLAFGSLFTSPYRGSELYIDIHEAPRDQRIQSLIKKIEFLPFVPEILSAGKEFADKNINAHFLCAQLRLLDGQFKNHWKATFLSLKQKVESLGQSPLPIHIFVMTDLPEGNWTGSYLGDLARDSHHFKLHFLREEDELVIKTAKKVVAAKHSLRFAFVPERMGGLKEHCPSERLPDVLLFIEEAVCSCASLGFVGTAGSTIAESVELMRKFGTCASQSLTAL
- the LOC126709708 gene encoding transcription factor KUA1 — translated: MTRRCSHCSHNGHNSRTCPNRGVKLFGVRLTDGIRKSASMGNLSHYAGSGSGLNQNGSTTPGSPGETPEHGAAADGYASEDFVPGSSSSCRERKKGVPWTEEEHRMFLLGLQKLGKGDWRGIARNYVISRTPTQVASHAQKYFIRQTNVSRRKRRSSLFDIIADESADTPMVPHDFLSVNESQAETQSNPPLPAPPALDEECESMESINSSDGDPIPPKTESSQPCYPVVYPAYVAPYFPFPLPYWSGYNTPEATKKEETHEVLKPTAVHSKSPINVDELVGMSKLSLGESIGHAGPSSLSLKLLEGSSRQSAFHANPASGSSNINSSSSPIHAV